The following proteins are co-located in the Manihot esculenta cultivar AM560-2 chromosome 9, M.esculenta_v8, whole genome shotgun sequence genome:
- the LOC122721248 gene encoding pentatricopeptide repeat-containing protein At1g63330-like encodes MMMKMPWRRKSRNFHLQLQGAIGTIQSPFLFLFTNYCHSSTSTLEDARFLTNNFKSASFTHLDDAIASFNHVIHKHPLPSRAQFSRFLSALVKMKQYHTVFSMSKTIELLGISHDVYSLSILINCFCHLHLVDFGFSVFGKMLKLGLEPNVVTFTTLINGLCMESKIDKAVEFFDDMVACGYQPNVYTYNVIINGMCKFGKTNVAIGLLKGMADRGCEPNVVTYNAIIDALCKDELVGEALELFSQMRNKGISLDVITYTGLIHGVCKLGQKNQALALMNEMVQQNILPDVYTFNVLIDALCKDGMVSEAQNTFNVMIQRGVEPNVVTYTSLIDGLCISDQFKEALALLKVMVGRNISPNVFTFNILIDTLCKKGLVSNAENIIKIMIQRGVEPNVVTYSSLMDGYCLCKQIDKARKVFDLMVTNEIAGIFSYTILINGYCKCKMIDDAKEIFDEMSHKGLVPNVVTYSTLIEGMFQAGRPQTAKELFKDMCSHGQQPNIVTFSIMIDGLCRQGNLDEALTLLKEMEESQLKPNFVIYSSLINGMCKVGKINDAKELFSSLFEMGLQPDVYVYSAIMKGLCQQGLMDEAYKVFKDMEKVGCLPNNCCYNIIIQGFLKHEDLPKASELINEMVDKGFSADAATTELVVHLSLNNDLILSKLRNRSKASKGVQ; translated from the coding sequence atgatgatgaagatgccttggaggaggaagagcaggaacttccatcttcagctacaaggggcaattggtaccattcaatctccattcctattcttatttaccaattattgccattcttctacttccacacttgaagatgcacgcttcttgacaaataacttcaaatctgcTTCTTTTACCCACCTTGATGATGCCATTGCATCCTTCAATCATGTAATTCATAAGCATCCTCTTCCTTCTAGGGCTCAATTTAGTAGATTCTTATCTGCCCTTGTGAAAATGAAACAATATCACACTGTCTTTTCCATGTCCAAAACAATTGAATTGCTAGGAATCTCACACGATGTTTATTCTCTTAGcatcttaattaattgcttCTGCCACTTACACCTTGTGGATTTTGGCTTCTCTGTTTTTGGTAAGATGCTCAAATTGGGATTGGAGCCTAACGTTGTGACATTTACTACcttaattaatgggctttgTATGGAGAGTAAAATCGATAAAGCAGTGGAATTTTTCGATGATATGGTTGCATGTGGTTATCAACCTAATGTTTACACTTACAATGTGATAATAAACGGAATGTGTAAATTTGGGAAAACAAATGTGGCTATTGGGCTACTAAAGGGAATGGCTGATAGAGGTTGTGAGCCAAATGTTGTGACATACAATGCAATCATTGACGCCCTTTGCAAGGATGAGCTAGTTGGTGAGGCTTTAGAGCTCTTCTCTCAAATGAGGAATAAGGGCATTTCACTTGATGTCATCACTTACACTGGTTTAATTCACGGCGTTTGCAAATTAGGCCAAAAGAACCAAGCTTTGGCCTTGATGAATGAAATGGTGCAGCAGAACATATTACCAGATGTTTATACCTTCAATGTATTGATTGATGCTCTTTGTAAGGATGGAATGGTTTCAGAGGCTCAAAATACATTCAAtgtaatgattcaaagaggtgtagAGCCTAATGTGGTCACCTACACTTCCTTAATTGATGGTCTTTGCATTTCAGACCAATTCAAGGAAGCTTTGGCCTTGTTGAAAGTAATGGTGGGGAGGAACATATCCCCTAATGTTTTTACCTTCAATATATTGATCGATACCCTTTGTAAGAAAGGACTGGTTTCAAATGCAgagaatataatcaaaataatgattcaaagaggtgtggAACCTAATGTTGTCACTTATAGTTCATTGATGGATGGATATTGTCTGTGCAAGCAAATTGATAAGGCTAGAAAGGTATTTGATCTGATGGTGACCAATGAAATAGCTGGCATTTTTAGCTACACCATTTTGATCAATGGATATTGTAAGTGCAAAATGATAGATGATGCAAaggaaatttttgatgaaaTGTCTCATAAAGGTTTAGTTCCTAATGTTGTTACTTATTCTACTCTTATAGAGGGTATGTTTCAAGCAGGGAGGCCCCAAACTGCAAAAGAGCTCTTTAAGGATATGTGCTCTCATGGTCAACAGCCAAATATAGTAACCTTCTCAATTATGATTGATGGCTTGTGTAGACAGGGGAATCTCGATGAAGCACTCACCCTATTGAAAGAAATGGAGGAAAGTCAGTTGAAGCCTAATTTTGTAATCTATAGCAGTCTGATCAATGGTATGTGCAAAGTTGGGAAGATTAATGATGCCAAGGAACTTTTTTCTAGTCTTTTTGAAATGGGTTTACAAcctgatgtttatgtatatagtGCAATTATGAAAGGACTCTGCCAACAAGGATTAATGGATGAAGCGTATAAGGTATTTAAAGACATGGAAAAGGTAGGATGTTTACCAAATAATTGCTGTTATAATATCATCATTCAAGGGTTTCTCAAGCATGAGGATTTACCAAAAGCATCAGAACTAATCAACGAAATGGTTGATAAGGGGTTCTCTGCTGATGCTGCTACCACAGAATTGGTAGTACATTTATCGCTGAATAATGATCTCATTCTAAGCAAACTACGAAATCGTTCTAAGGCTTCTAAAGGGGTGCAATGA
- the LOC122724551 gene encoding putative pentatricopeptide repeat-containing protein At1g12700, mitochondrial gives MEESGGICRLHQSPFLFLFTNYCHSSTSTLEDARFLTNNFKSASFTHLDDAIASFNHVIHKHPLPSRVPFNRFLSALVKMKQYHTVLSMSKTIELLGISHDVYSINILINCFCRLHLVDFGFSVFGKMFKFGLEPTTVTFTTLINGLCMESKIDKAVEFFDDMVARGYQPDVRTYSTIINGMCKFGKTNVAIGLLKGMAVRGCEPNVVTYNAIIDALCKDELVGEALELFSQMRNKGISPDVITYTVLIHGVCKLGQKNQALALMNEMVEQNILPNVYTFNVLIDALCKDGMVSEAQNTFNIMIQEV, from the exons atggaagagagtGGTGGAATATGCCGTTTACA tcaatctccattcctattcttatttaccaattattgtcattcttctacttccacacttgaagatgcacgcttcttgacaaataacttcaaatctgcTTCTTTTACCCACCTTGATGATGCCATTGCTTCCTTCAATCATGTAATTCATAAGCATCCTCTGCCTTCTAGGGTTCCATTTAATAGATTCTTATCTGCCCTTGTGAAAATGAAACAATATCACACTGTCCTTTCCATGTCCAAAACAATTGAATTGCTAGGAATCTCTCACGATGTTTATTCTATTAAcatcttaattaattgcttCTGCCGTTTACATCTTGTGGATTTTGGCTTCTCTGTTTTCGGGAAGATGTTCAAATTCGGATTGGAGCCTACCACTGTGACATTTACTACcttaattaatgggctttgTATGGAGAGTAAAATCGATAAAGCAGTGGAATTTTTTGATGATATGGTTGCACGTGGTTATCAACCTGATGTTCGTACTTACAGTACGATAATAAACGGAATGTGTAAATTTGGGAAAACAAATGTGGCTATTGGGCTACTAAAGGGAATGGCTGTTAGAGGTTGTGAGCCAAATGTTGTGACATACAATGCAATCATTGACGCACTTTGCAAGGATGAGCTAGTTGGTGAGGCTTTAGAGCTCTTCTCTCAAATGAGGAATAAGGGCATTTCACCTGATGTCATCACTTACACTGTTTTAATTCACGGTGTTTGCAAATTAGGCCAAAAGAACCAAGCTTTGGCCTTGATGAATGAAATGGTGGAGCAGAACATATTACCAAATGTTTATACCTTCAATGTATTGATTGATGCTCTTTGTAAGGATGGAATGGTTTCAGAGGCTCAAAATACATTCAATATAATGATTCAAGAGGTTTAG
- the LOC122724536 gene encoding putative pentatricopeptide repeat-containing protein At1g12700, mitochondrial codes for MGPHGQQPDIVTFSIMIDGLCRQGNLHEAITLLKAMEKSQLKSNLVIYSSLINGMCKVGKINDAKELFSSLFEIGLQPDVCVYNAIMKGLCQQGLMDEAYKLFKDMEKVGCLPNNCCYNIIIQGFLKHEDLPKASELINEMVDKGFSADDATTELVVHLSQNNNLILRLLKVRNEGSAN; via the coding sequence ATGGGCCCTCATGGTCAACAGCCAGATATAGTAACCTTCTCAATTATGATTGATGGTTTGTGTAGACAGGGGAATCTCCATGAGGCAATcacactattgaaagcaatggagaaaagtcagttgaagtctaatcttgtgaTCTATAGCAGTCTGATCAATGGTATGTGCAAAGTTGGGAAGATTAATGATGCCAAGGAACTGTTTTCTAGTCTTTTTGAAATTGGTTTACAGCCTGATGTTTGTGTATATAATGCAATTATGAAAGGACTCTGCCAACAAGGATTAATGGATGAAGCATATAAGTTATTTAAAGACATGGAAAAGGTAGGATGTTTACCAAATAATTGTTGTTATAATATCATCATTCAAGGGTTTCTCAAGCATGAGGATTTACCAAAAGCATCAGAACTAATCAACGAAATGGTTGATAAGGGGTTCTCTGCTGATGATGCTACCACAGAATTGGTAGTACATTTATCGCAGAATAATAATCTCATTCTGAGGCTTTTAAAGGTGCGCAATGAGGGATCAGCAAACTAA
- the LOC110607987 gene encoding pentatricopeptide repeat-containing protein At1g63330: MISVCLSLEFRHGLDLFDIRLLMNGGHGFLIIKYLQGYDYNFTFLTIKGAGYTVPEYKLQGAIGTIQSPFLFLFTNYCHSSTSTLEEALFLTNNFKSASFTHLDDAIASFNHVIHKHPLPSRVPFNRFLSALVKMKQYHTVLSMSKTIELLGISHDVYSLSILINCFCHLHLVDFGFSVFGKMLKFGLEPDVVTFNTLINGLSIESKMDKALEFFDDMVARGYQPNVRTYSVIINVLCKFGKTNVAIGLLKEMADRGCEPDVVTYNAIIDTLCKDELVGEALELFSQMRNKGISPDVITYTGLIHGVCKLGQKNQALALMNEMVEQNISPDVYTFSVLIDALCKDGMVSEAQNTFNIMIQRGVEPNVVTYTSLIDGLCISDHFKEALALLKEMVGRNISPDVFTFNILIDTLCKKGLVSNAQNTIKIMIQRGVEPDVVTYNSLMDGYCLRKQIDKARKVFALMMTNEIADILSYNILINGYCKCKMIDDAKQIFDEMSHKGLVPTTVTYHTLIKGMFQAGRPQNAKELFKDMCSYGKQPNIVTFSIMIDGLCRQGNLDEALTLLKAMEKSQLKPNFVIYSSLINGMCKVGKINDAKELFSSLFEIGLQPDVCVYNAIMKGLCQQGLMDEAYKLFKDMEKVGCLPNSCCYNIIIQGFLKHEDLPKASELINEMIDKGFSADDATTELVVHLSRNNNLILRLLKARNEGSAN; this comes from the exons ATGATATCTGTGTGCCTTTCGCTTGAATTCAGACATGGACTAGATCTCTTTGATATAAGATTGTTGATGAATGGAGGTCATGGATTTCTAATCATCaa GTACTTGCAAGGATATGACTACAACTTCACCTTTCTAACCATAAAG GGCGCAGGATATACAGTCCCAGAATACAAG CTACAAGGGGCAATTGGTACCATTCAATCTCCATTCCTTTTCTTATTTACCAATTATTGCCATTCTTCTACTTCCACACTTGAAGAAGCACTTTTCTTGacaaataacttcaaatctgcTTCTTTTACGCACCTTGATGATGCCATTGCTTCCTTCAATCATGTAATTCATAAGCATCCTCTGCCTTCTAGGGTTCCATTTAATAGATTCTTATCTGCCCTTGTGAAAATGAAACAATATCACACTGTCCTTTCCATGTCCAAAACAATTGAATTGCTAGGAATCTCTCACGATGTTTATTCTCTTAGcatcttaattaattgcttCTGCCACTTACACCTTGTGGATTTTGGCTTCTCTGTTTTTGGTAAGATGCTAAAATTTGGATTGGAGCCTGACGTTGTCACGTTTAATACCTTAATTAATGGGCTTTCTATAGAGAGTAAAATGGACAAAGCATTGGAATTTTTCGATGATATGGTTGCACGTGGTTATCAACCTAATGTTCGTACTTACAGTGTGATAATAAACGTATTGTGTAAATTTGGGAAAACAAATGTGGCTATTGGGCTACTAAAGGAAATGGCTGATAGAGGTTGTGAGCCAGATGTTGTGACATACAATGCAATCATTGACACCCTCtgcaaagatgagctagttggtGAGGCTTTAGAGCTCTTCTCTCAAATGAGGAATAAGGGCATTTCACCTGATGTCATCACTTACACTGGTTTAATTCACGGTGTTTGCAAATTAGGCCAAAAGAACCAAGCTTTGGCCTTGATGAATGAAATGGTGGAGCAGAACATATCACCTGATGTTTATACCTTCAGTGTATTGATTGACGCTCTTTGTAAGGATGGAATGGTTTCAGAGGCTCAAAATACATTCAAtataatgattcaaagaggtgtagAGCCTAATGTGGTCACCTACACTTCCTTAATTGATGGTCTTTGCATTTCAGACCATTTCAAGGAAGCTTTGGCCTTGTTGAAAGAAATGGTGGGGAGGAACATATCCCCTGATGTTTTTACCTTCAATATATTGATCGACACTCTTTGTAAGAAAGGACTGGTTTCAAATGCACAGAATACAATCAaaataatgattcaaagaggtgtggAACCTGATGTTGTCACTTATAATTCATTGATGGATGGATATTGTCTGCGCAAGCAAATTGATAAGGCTAGAAAGGTATTTGCTCTGATGATGACCAATGAAATAGCTGACATTTTGAGCTACAACATTTTGATCAATGGATATTGTAAGTGCAAAATGATAGATGATGCAAAGCAGATTTTTGATGAAATGTCTCATAAAGGTTTAGTTCCTACGACTGTTACTTATCATACTCTTATAAAGGGTATGTTTCAAGCAGGGAGGCCCCAAAATGCAAAAGAGCTCTTTAAGGATATGTGCTCTTATGGTAAACAACCAAATATAGTAACCTTCTCAATTATGATTGATGGCTTGTGTAGACAGGGGAATCTCGATGAAGCACTcacactattgaaagcaatggaGAAAAGTCAGTTGAAGCCTAATTTCGTGATCTATAGCAGTCTGATCAATGGTATGTGCAAAGTTGGGAAGATTAATGATGCCAAGGAACTGTTTTCTAGTCTTTTTGAAATTGGTTTACAACCTGATGTTTGTGTATATAATGCAATTATGAAAGGACTCTGCCAACAAGGATTAATGGATGAAGCGTATAAGTTATTTAAAGACATGGAAAAGGTAGGATGTTTACCAAATAGTTGTTGTTATAATATCATCATTCAAGGGTTTCTCAAGCATGAGGATTTACCAAAAGCATCAGAACTAATCAACGAAATGATTGATAAGGGGTTCTCTGCTGATGATGCTACCACAGAATTGGTAGTACATTTATCGCGGAATAATAATCTCATTCTGAGGCTTTTAAAGGCGCGCAATGAGGGATCAGCAAACTAA
- the LOC110607985 gene encoding pentatricopeptide repeat-containing protein At1g63330-like — protein sequence MICVCLSLEFRHGLDLFDIRLLMNGGHGFLIIKYLQGYDYNFTLLTIKGAGYTVPEYKLQADDDEDALEEEEQELPFSATRGNCLLLLPPLHDAIASFNHVIHMNPLPSRVHFNRFLSALLKMKQYHTVLSMSKTIELVGISHDVYSLSILINCFCHLHLVDFGFSVFGKMLKFGLEPTTVTFNSLINGLCMERKINKAVEFFDDMVARGYQPDVRTYSTIINGMCKFGKTNVAIGLLKGMADRGCEPIVVTYNAIIDALCKDELVGEALELFSQMRNKGISPDVITYTGLIHGVCKLGQKNQALALMNEMVEQNISPDVYTFNVLIDALCKDGMVSEAQNTFNIMIQRGVEPNVVTYTSLIDGLCISDHFKEALALLKEMGGRNISPNVFTFNILIDTLCKKGLVSNAQNTIKIMIQRGVEPDVVTYNSLMDGYCLRKQIDKARKVFDLMMTNEIADILSYNILINGYCKCKMIDDAKQIFDEMSHKGLVPNAVTYHTLIKGMFQAGRPQNAKELFKDMCSYGKQPNIVTFSIMIDGLCRQGNLDEALTLLKEMEESQLKPDLVTYCILINGMCKVGKINDAKELFSSLFEIGLQPDVYVYNAIMKGLCQQGLMDEAYKVFREMEKEGCLLNNCCYNIIIQGFLKHEDLPKASELINEMVDKGFSADDATTELVVHLSRNNDLILRLLKVRNKGSAN from the exons ATGATATGTGTGTGCCTTTCGCTTGAATTCAGACATGGACTAGATCTCTTTGATATAAGATTGTTGATGAATGGAGGTCATGGATTTCTAATCATCAA GTACTTGCAAGGATATGACTACAACTTCACCCTTCTAACCATAAAG GGTGCAGGATATACAGTCCCAGAATACAAG CTACAGgcagatgatgatgaagatgcctTGGAGGAGGAAGAGCAGGAGCTTCCATTTTCAGCTACAAGAGGCAATTG TCTGCTTCTTTTACCCCCCCTTCATGATGCCATTGCTTCCTTTAATCATGTAATTCATATGAATCCTCTGCCTTCTAGGGTTCATTTTAATAGATTCTTATCTGCCCTCCTGAAAATGAAACAATATCACACTGTCCTTTCCATGTCCAAAACAATTGAATTGGTCGGAATCTCTCACGATGTTTATTCTCTTAGcatcttaattaattgcttCTGCCACTTACATCTTGTGGATTTTGGCTTCTCTGTTTTTGGTAAGATGCTCAAATTCGGATTGGAGCCTACCACTGTGACATTTAATAGcttaattaatgggctttgTATGGAGCGTAAAATCAATAAAGCTGTGGAATTTTTTGATGATATGGTTGCACGTGGTTATCAACCTGATGTTCGTACTTACAGTACGATAATAAACGGAATGTGTAAATTTGGGAAAACAAATGTGGCTATTGGGCTACTAAAGGGAATGGCTGATAGAGGTTGTGAGCCAATTGTTGTGACATACAATGCAATCATTGACGCACTTTGCAAGGATGAGCTAGTTGGTGAGGCTTTAGAGCTCTTCTCTCAAATGAGGAATAAGGGCATTTCACCTGATGTCATCACTTACACTGGTTTAATTCACGGTGTTTGCAAATTAGGCCAAAAGAACCAAGCTTTGGCCTTGATGAATGAAATGGTGGAGCAGAACATATCACCTGATGTTTATACCTTCAATGTATTGATTGACGCTCTTTGTAAGGATGGAATGGTTTCAGAGGCTCAAAATACATTCAAtataatgattcaaagaggtgtagAGCCTAATGTGGTCACCTACACTTCCTTAATTGATGGTCTTTGCATTTCAGACCATTTCAAGGAAGCTTTGGCCTTGTTGAAAGAAATGGGGGGGAGGAACATATCCCCTAATGTTTTTACCTTCAATATATTGATCGACACTCTTTGTAAGAAAGGACTGGTTTCAAATGCACAGAATACAATCAaaataatgattcaaagaggtgtggAACCTGATGTTGTCACTTATAATTCATTGATGGATGGATATTGTCTGCGCAAGCAAATTGATAAGGCTAGAAAGGTATTTGATCTGATGATGACCAATGAAATAGCTGACATTTTGAGCTACAACATTTTGATCAATGGATATTGTAAGTGCAAAATGATAGATGATGCAAAGCAGATTTTTGATGAAATGTCTCATAAAGGTTTAGTTCCTAATGCTGTTACTTATCATACTCTTATAAAGGGTATGTTTCAAGCAGGGAGGCCCCAAAATGCAAAAGAGCTCTTTAAGGATATGTGCTCTTATGGTAAACAACCAAATATAGTAACCTTCTCAATTATGATTGATGGCTTGTGTAGACAGGGGAATCTCGATGAAGCACTCACCCTATTGAAAGAAATGGAGGAAAGTCAGTTGAAGCCCGATCTTGTGACCTATTGCATTCTGATCAATGGTATGTGCAAAGTTGGAAAGATTAATGATGCCAAGGAACTTTTTTCTAGTCTTTTTGAAATTGGTTTACAAcctgatgtttatgtatataatgCAATTATGAAAGGACTCTGCCAACAAGGATTAATGGACGAAGCGTATAAGGTATTTAGAGAAATGGAAAAGGAAGGATGTTTACTGAATAATTGTTGTTATAATATCATCATTCAAGGGTTTCTCAAGCATGAGGATTTACCAAAAGCATCAGAACTAATCAACGAAATGGTTGATAAGGGGTTCTCTGCTGATGATGCTACCACAGAATTGGTAGTACATTTATCGCGGAATAATGATCTCATTCTGAGGCTTTTAAAGGTGCGCAATAAGGGATCAGCAAATTAA